AAGAAAATCATTTGGCTGAGACTGCAAACTAGATATATTTCCTTGACCCCAGCCTTTCTGCACACGCTTAAGAGTTTTCAGTGCAATTCCACTGCCGGCATCCCTGTCATATAATAGAACAGATCATTAGTGAAGATGGAAGAATATGCAGCATAAGTAAATTAAGGATAGCACTCAAGAAACGCCATAGACATTATAGAACCTGTGACAATCAAAGTTTCATAAATTAATAGGGTCCTAGtttgaatttaatttgataGAACTACGATATTTGAGATGACTAAGAGGTGATAATTTTAAATGCCACATGATAAAAGAATtctttaaaagatgaaaaaaaatacaaaaacgtCTTCATGTTTGTCAGTTCATCTAGGAAACCGTCTAACTATAAGGTTTATAAATGAGAACCCATAAAATCCATCATGTTATGTTCTCCAACACATccaaaaacaattttcactcctaTCAAATTAAGAACCTTGTTTTCCAAATATGAACAGAATCCAAAAAACTGAAATACTTGATTATCTTCATCACCCATATGGTCGTACCTGTTAACTATGTCCTTCCAGTCAGTTCCTCCGTCGTTATGTAGTTTTCCAGGAATGattctctttttgttttgataagtCCTATCGACAGGTCTATCTTCTAATGCCAATTCCATCATTCTCTTTGCTAGTTCATCCGCTTTCTGCTTGTTTCCTCTTTTACTTAAGCCATCAATCACTGGCATGAATGATGCATGATCGAATCCATATCCCTTATCAATCAATTTATGAAGAAGGCTACTAGCATCTGCTAACCTTTCATCCTGGCAAAGTCTTTCAATCAAATCTTTATATATGAAATTCTTCAATGTGAGATATCTATCTAACGAAGCTTCAAATAGCTCCTTTGCTTCAGAGAGTTGTCCTCCAGCTATTAATTCATTGAACAACAAACTGTACAAGGCTTCTTTGTGGCCGCATATACTCAAAGCTACCTCAAGTAGTTCACAAGCTACTTTAAAATCACTAGACTTGCAGAGGGCTTTGATCAATATTTTGAATGAAGATATATTAGGAGATATGCCCTTATCCGACATTTCATGTAAAAGCGAAATGGCATCATTTGCTTTTCCTCCTTCGCAAAGGCAACTGATTACATTATTATAAGTGAAAATATCTGGACTTatccctttttctttcatctcatcCATCAAtccatatatttcaaatatctGCTTTTTACTTCCTAAACCCAGGATCAAGGCATTATAAGTTTGAAGAGTCTTGCTACAACCATTTCTCTCCATATCCTTCAAGACACGAAAAGCCGATGATATCTTCCCTTGTCTACAGAAACTCCATATGAATGTATCATAAGTTACAGAATCAGGGTGCAAGTTTTTTGCCAACATttcaataaacttttttttggcTTCCTCTAGCCTCCCAGCTTTGCAAAGTCCATTAATTAAAGTTGTGTATGTGATTCCATCAGGCAAGCAATTTGATACATTAGTAATTGAATTAATTAGAGTGGCAAATGTGTTTCCTTTATCAAGGGATGTTGGTCCATTAGTCCACATCTCACTTACAATTTCCATTGCCTTGTCCAATTCTCCATTTCTAGAGAGACCATTGACCACAATATTGCAGGTTACAGTATCCGGTTGATAGGATTTTTCATTCATCTTTTGCAGCATTTCCTCTGCCTCTTGCGTTCTCCCCTTTTTCCACAGGCTATGCAGCAACGTGTTGCAGGTATAAGTATTCGGCTGACAGCCATTCTTTATCATTTCATGAAGAACACGTTTAGCTTCAAAAACCTTCCCTTTACTGCAGTATCCATGCAGGAGTGTACTATAAGTAACTGTATCCGGGTAAACCCCATTGCTAATCATCACATCCATCGGCCCTCTTGCATCTGACAACATATGGTTTCTGCATAACCCATCCACCATAATGTTATACGTGTAAGCATTCGGTTCAATGCCTTTTGCCGCCATTTCATCAAGTACTAACCGAGCCTCCAATAGCTCTCCATTCCTGAGCAAACCCAACAACCATGTGTTATAACTTTCCAAAGAGACAAAATTCCCAGCTTTCTTCATAGTGTCAACCAAACCCCTTGCATCCTCGATCATCCCATGCTTACAGAACCCCTTAAGCATCAAATTATAAGTTACAACGTTGGGTCTAGGAAGCCCCAATTCCACATCCATCTGCATATCTCTGAAAATCCTCGATGCCTCAAGAACCTTTCCAGCTCTACAAAGCGCAGAAATCCTCGAATTAAAAGTAACAACATCAGGCAACAACCCTACCTCGCTCATCTTCTCAACAAGTTTCTCAGCTTCATCATTTAGCTCCTGTTTACAAAATGCAGAAACAAGAGTATTGTACACGACCCTGTTAGCAATACGACACGAACTGTTATTGTCATTTCCATTGCCATTGCTATAACTATTGTTAACAAGCTCCAAGGCTTGTTTGACGCGACCAGCGCGGCACAAGCCACGGACCAGAATCCCAAGAGTGAACTCGTTGGGGTGGCATCCTTTCTGGGACATTTTGTCGAACAGTTGGAGGGCGTGGTCGAAGGCGCGAGAGTCGCATAGAGACTGGATGAGGAGGTTGAAGGTGTAGGTCTGAGGGGTGACACGTGCGGCGATCATGTCAGTGTACAACCACGTGACGAGGTTGGGGTGGTTGTGTTGGATGGAGGAGCGGAGGAGGAGGTTGTAGAAGGAGAGGGAGGGAGGGGATGACGGGAATTGCGCTCTGAAGGATTTGAAGTGTGTGAGGGCCTCGTCGATGTGACCCGATTGGGCGAGGACTCGGACCATGGAAAGGATGGAAGGCTGCGCAATGTGGTGCGGCTGAGAGGCTAGGAGGAGTTTGTGGAGGTCGTGGAGTTGAAGGTGCATGTTGGCGCCTACAAGGATGCGTGTTGTGATGGTGACAAGGTGCTGAGTGTGATCGGCGATGGAAGAGGCAGAGGAAGGGGAAGACATGACGCGCTTCACCAATTGCCACGCCAATTTTGGATTCTTACTGTTCTTAAGAACACCTTCCATCACCTTCCTCCTTAGCTCCATTCTattatttgtttggtttttCAGAAACAGTGTCCCAAACTCGCAGAGGAAGAACTCCGGCTTCTGACTCTTCTTTTCTGTATTTCTAATTGCAAAACCATACAtgtatattatgaaaaataatattctgTAATTTTATACTACTCTTATTTTCAAagtttgagaaaataaaaattatccaaGTTCCCTTGTAAACTTCATCAATAGAACATATTGGAGTgaaactcaattttttaataattttatttcaattatattgaattttacttttattcttaattttgcccattaattttatttcatgaataatactcaatatttttttcttttgtagtttttattaaattaaggtaataacaaattcaaatagaaaatttattatttgtcaattacatattattatttcacCATAATAATATGCTTgatatatctaataaaataattaaacatggaaaagaagaaaaacaaataacaatgattcactacaaaaataataaattttattggaGATTTTTTACCTCCGGGTTCAAAAACCTcctacaataaatataattattaacagTTTTAATAATCTCAAATAGTTTTCGacgatttttttaaaaatatctgttAAGATAAAAtacatttctttctttcaattatttCCTAACagtttctaataaaaatgttggtatcttaaaaataatttaattttctctcttcctcttgtgcctcttcatttttcaaacccaaaaaATCCCAAAATCTTTCTGTCTCTTCGTTTTCCCAAACCTAAAAATCTTCAATCTTCTTTATggtgttttatttttacctATAGAGTTCACAAATTGgatataaaagtataattagaATTGAGTCACAAAGATAAATCTATAAAGAGATAATTTGGTCAGTatgaatcaattttttaaacaataaacatGAATTAACATTGCTTGGTAATTTGATATAAGGAGTGTTATTTCACAcacaaaaatacataatttcatttgtttcttatttttgacACAAATACTACATATCTAAGGAATTAGCTTAAGAAATGAACTCATTATCTACATTTCAAACTAGTTCTTTATATGTGACATTCTACAACTACAAGTTAAATTCTATAACGACAAAAACAATTAGTGTGGTGCCTAatgtctataattttttatcggTTTAGGTTAGTTTTGATTTCTCCAAAAATCAAttgaaacttataaatattgCAATAAAATGACCTTTTTTGTATGTAAATTataacaagcataatattgtaAACATAAGTGGAGAAAATTTGTgagatttttttgttatattttgtttttgaattgtCTTAAACATGGTCTATTCTTGTTTtgtacataattaaattattttaagacaCAATTTAAAAGTTCAGAACTATTTCTCTGTTCCATTTGCACACCAATTTAGTAATTTGTTGAAAATGGGATAATTTGGCATAATGATGTCATGTTCGTGATTGTAAGAGTGATACACAATCATTCGTTGTTTTGAACTTAATAGATATTCATAATGGTGAGATCATAGTTGAGATCaactaagaaaaaatttaacaatcatGGTTGTCGAGACAAAGATAATATATGATATCTCTAAAGAGTCCATTGCATTTATAACAACTAGAGTAATAATGATGAATTTTCTATACTCGTTACTCAGAACAAATAGATAAATTGATTCAGATACTAGtagtatgtttttttattctaaacaaatttcattcataAAACCTCATCAAAAGAACTGATTTGCATTACTAATGCTAATACAACCTCTATTATTGGAAAATGATCcttgatttttattaataatttgaatttagattttgtttagCTTTTCCATATGTAGAATATAACATTTTGTTTGTTTCTCAAATCAATAAAACCTTAAattgtattgttattttttagtctaatttttgtatttttaaagaCATTCAAATCAAACAGATGATTCGTTATAACATGAAATAAGGGACGTGTCACTTCCTCAACTAATTCGGATATTTAAGGAAATCTTATACATATGTGGAGATGTAGAATTAACATATGAGAAGTTAATTAACAATGTAAAATATACCCTTTAGtccaaataataaattatagatGAGTTGGTAGATTCATGAGTGGAATCGTAGATGCTTGCATccttaatttaaatacatttcatttctaacttttttttttctaaataaaaaaaaactataaaagatGTGTGgtatagaaataatatattcCTTTGTTCTATTAACtacataaaaaatcaattaagtaTAATTTCATGAAATTCATATGAAAACTATAATATGTTGACTAGCATCAATGATCCACCTTagtttctgaaattttttttaacatatatccATAGTTATTTAAGAATTTCATACGATGAGTTGAGAGTCATGGTATAAAAACGACTTTTATATAAGAATCGATGCTTAATACTACATcattagtttatattataaactataaaGATGTAAagtaactaaattttatttctcaattaGTTTAACCATTTGACTAAGAAAAGCTAAAAAGCGAGTTCAAGAAAGGAAGATTCTTTGGAAGACTTTCAAAACTGTACCTGAAATAACACTAAATATTcttctatatatttaaaaagaagacaattttttttttcaatccgtGTGTTTGAATAGaagaaaaaacacattttcCAGAAATTTGTGTTATTCCAATTACATATCCTCCTTTGAAAACTAATAGTCAGAAGCCTATTATCTTTGgaagtttatttttcaaatgaaagattagCAGAGGGATAATAAGAGCTTTTCAGccaagtaaaaataaaataggacattgaataataaaaataataaattatgggaTAAATATATAAGTGCTTTTGATatgataatcattttatatattttgtaatataatacaaaaatatatttttagaataaaattttaattttattacttttgtttgtattctaattaaattaacggattaaatatgtttttacttcaTTAACTTTAAGTGTAAATTGGAATTAATCTTCAATGcgtgaattaaatttttttaactaaattttttaagtttatttaaagttttaagtatatttctcaattaatattaaagtgaaaatatcaatttaattacTATAAACCTTTTGAAACGTtgataaacttaacaaaatttagttaaaaaaaagtaaattcatacattttagttaaaagaaataaattcatacatatctaaaatattttaaaaatagattaatttcaattttaattgaaaGTTAATTATCAAAAACTATTTAAAccttaaataatttaatgtatgtttgatatatatttagtaaactttgttattaaaaaaagttattcttaaaacataaatttacaaaatgaaaaatgataaaagatgtttaaagataattatatattaatattatttttttataaatatatatgttgaatatagtaaaaactatGTATTGAATTAATCTCCCATgtattgaatatataaataaagttatttatttataatagaaaaaatatgaatgaagttcaaaatacaaataaaaaataataacaaactaactaaacataaaaaatatagaaaaaataaagatctGAGTGGacctataaattataaattatttaattcgaTGGATGTACTATTTATAGGATAACTATATATCCTCATCTATATGGAATTTATCTCATGAGTCATTTGTTTCCTTCAGAATATGTTAAGTTAAAGAATGTATGATAGGCCGAATTAAGACCGTATAGAAATAGACCGACTTATGACTAAATTGAAATAGATCAACAAGCATGTCATCGAGTAGGAATAGATTGACGTGTGATAGGGAATGAACCGGACGACTTGTAACTTGATAGCATCATGCTGCCTTATAACTGAATAAGTAGATACTAGTTTTTGGCCTAATAAAAATTGGTTGACTTGTGAACGAGTTATCCATACGTCTataatacaaaactttataaaaattaaattaatacatgATAAAAGGGCTCCTAAAAATGTTGTTAGGGTCttggacaatttttttcattaacatccaaaaaaaaataaaaactaaattaaaattacttttcataACTTAAATTTGCAAAAGCTTTTTCATATGactattttgaaattgataaacaaattaattttaatttaagaaaaaacaccttttttctttctgatGCAAAAGTGTTAATGCTAAATAAACTATATTGTAAACAACTTGGACGACTATTCGAACTAAATATCTCCTAGAGAGTCATTTTCACAAAGCGAAAGGGAGATAATTATTCAAACATAAATCCTGTTTCCTTGAAGAGTAACTTTGGCAAAACTATTTCATCATTTTATGACTTTTAACTCCTGAATTATTTCCATAATCGTGGTTTATGCTAgaagaaaaaattcaaatgcGTGTGAAACAATAGTAGTATAGAAAATTGCACCACGGAAACACGTTCAAATGTCAATGTTATATACTGGATCAACGCTAGAGCTGTCAATTTAGCTCCCATTAAATGGGTTAGCATTGAATTAGGGGCGTATTATtgaagtataaattattttatatatggat
This genomic stretch from Vigna radiata var. radiata cultivar VC1973A chromosome 7, Vradiata_ver6, whole genome shotgun sequence harbors:
- the LOC106768204 gene encoding pentatricopeptide repeat-containing protein At2g17140; the protein is MELRRKVMEGVLKNSKNPKLAWQLVKRVMSSPSSASSIADHTQHLVTITTRILVGANMHLQLHDLHKLLLASQPHHIAQPSILSMVRVLAQSGHIDEALTHFKSFRAQFPSSPPSLSFYNLLLRSSIQHNHPNLVTWLYTDMIAARVTPQTYTFNLLIQSLCDSRAFDHALQLFDKMSQKGCHPNEFTLGILVRGLCRAGRVKQALELVNNSYSNGNGNDNNSSCRIANRVVYNTLVSAFCKQELNDEAEKLVEKMSEVGLLPDVVTFNSRISALCRAGKVLEASRIFRDMQMDVELGLPRPNVVTYNLMLKGFCKHGMIEDARGLVDTMKKAGNFVSLESYNTWLLGLLRNGELLEARLVLDEMAAKGIEPNAYTYNIMVDGLCRNHMLSDARGPMDVMISNGVYPDTVTYSTLLHGYCSKGKVFEAKRVLHEMIKNGCQPNTYTCNTLLHSLWKKGRTQEAEEMLQKMNEKSYQPDTVTCNIVVNGLSRNGELDKAMEIVSEMWTNGPTSLDKGNTFATLINSITNVSNCLPDGITYTTLINGLCKAGRLEEAKKKFIEMLAKNLHPDSVTYDTFIWSFCRQGKISSAFRVLKDMERNGCSKTLQTYNALILGLGSKKQIFEIYGLMDEMKEKGISPDIFTYNNVISCLCEGGKANDAISLLHEMSDKGISPNISSFKILIKALCKSSDFKVACELLEVALSICGHKEALYSLLFNELIAGGQLSEAKELFEASLDRYLTLKNFIYKDLIERLCQDERLADASSLLHKLIDKGYGFDHASFMPVIDGLSKRGNKQKADELAKRMMELALEDRPVDRTYQNKKRIIPGKLHNDGGTDWKDIVNRDAGSGIALKTLKRVQKGWGQGNISSLQSQPNDFLDYYDGSG